The Agrobacterium cucumeris genome has a segment encoding these proteins:
- a CDS encoding SDR family NAD(P)-dependent oxidoreductase, producing the protein MMKSLEGGYRAIVIGASGGIGAALLARLKADPRCALALPLSRSRDGLDVTDKTTVREAAARLEDQRGSFDLIFNATGALVVDGAGPEKSIRAIDAGHMAKQFAVNAVGPALLLKYFTPLLQRDRRSVFASLSARVGSIGDNRLGGWISYRAAKAAQNQIIRTAAIEIARANPQAIIVALHPGTVDTNLSQPFSKGRDLFTPDQSAVRLLETINGIEQSQTGQFFAYDGSTIEW; encoded by the coding sequence ATGATGAAGTCCCTTGAAGGCGGCTATCGAGCCATTGTCATCGGTGCGTCCGGCGGTATTGGCGCAGCACTGCTCGCGCGCCTCAAGGCCGATCCCCGGTGCGCGCTCGCCCTGCCTCTGTCTCGCAGCCGCGACGGTCTCGATGTCACCGACAAGACGACGGTTCGAGAAGCCGCTGCCCGTCTGGAGGACCAGCGCGGTTCATTCGATCTGATCTTCAACGCAACGGGTGCTTTGGTAGTCGATGGTGCCGGTCCGGAAAAGTCGATACGGGCGATCGACGCCGGCCACATGGCGAAACAATTTGCGGTCAATGCCGTAGGGCCTGCACTGCTCCTGAAATATTTCACGCCGCTTTTGCAACGGGACAGGCGAAGCGTCTTTGCCTCCCTGTCGGCGCGTGTTGGCTCGATTGGCGATAACCGGCTGGGCGGGTGGATTTCCTATCGCGCCGCGAAGGCCGCTCAAAATCAGATCATTCGAACCGCGGCGATAGAAATTGCCCGCGCCAACCCCCAAGCCATCATCGTCGCGCTGCATCCCGGAACAGTCGATACGAACCTGTCCCAGCCGTTTTCGAAGGGCAGAGACCTGTTCACCCCGGATCAATCGGCTGTGCGCCTTTTGGAAACGATCAACGGTATCGAGCAGAGCCAGACGGGGCAATTTTTCGCCTATGATGGCTCAACTATAGAATGGTGA
- a CDS encoding nucleoid-associated protein, whose protein sequence is MPLQNLTVNRICLHEVHRRSDAGTVVEPTLGTELLDLRGPAMDAFRSRVIAAFKSNSQCMEMMIRAYGDGSVISNGLRLIEAADQDYITISGLFADALAGAQTSRQMPGGLVVIFDGTIGNPATSFFGVMKAELHEGFIKTDDLQARFVSDLFLSPKTKLYKIGLFVSDGLRPRPELPDGWSAIVYDSAMSAAQRDNAATYFYSSFLGLDIPDNAAQQVRKFFEHTRAFIRNSDLTDEEKVDLYNGLYTYLKLDRGNTIQTSRFAEAFMNEDLSEKYLQHMRRERFPTTALAKDLSEVSGNLRLRKFKFPGSITLSGPSDAVRELVTVATVDGDSGTLWTQITIRGQIEAQE, encoded by the coding sequence ATGCCATTGCAGAATTTGACAGTAAACAGGATTTGTTTGCACGAGGTTCATAGAAGATCTGATGCAGGGACAGTTGTTGAACCTACATTGGGTACAGAACTCCTCGATTTGAGAGGACCCGCAATGGATGCCTTTCGGAGCCGGGTGATTGCGGCCTTCAAAAGCAACTCTCAGTGTATGGAAATGATGATTCGGGCTTATGGCGATGGCAGCGTAATCTCGAATGGATTGCGGTTAATCGAGGCGGCGGACCAAGACTACATCACGATATCGGGCTTGTTTGCTGATGCGCTAGCTGGTGCCCAAACTTCACGTCAGATGCCAGGTGGCTTGGTTGTTATCTTTGATGGAACTATTGGCAATCCTGCAACGTCTTTTTTCGGCGTTATGAAGGCTGAACTGCATGAGGGCTTTATTAAAACAGACGACTTACAGGCCCGATTTGTTTCAGATCTGTTTCTAAGTCCCAAGACAAAACTCTACAAGATTGGCTTGTTTGTCAGCGATGGCCTCCGCCCGCGTCCGGAACTGCCCGATGGTTGGAGTGCGATTGTTTATGACAGCGCCATGAGTGCCGCGCAACGGGATAACGCGGCAACTTATTTTTATAGCTCATTTCTAGGTCTCGACATTCCTGATAATGCGGCGCAGCAGGTTCGGAAATTTTTTGAACATACAAGGGCATTTATTCGGAACAGCGATTTAACAGACGAGGAAAAGGTTGATCTCTACAACGGGCTCTATACTTATCTGAAACTAGACAGAGGTAATACAATACAGACTTCGAGGTTTGCCGAAGCCTTTATGAATGAAGATCTCTCCGAGAAATACCTTCAACACATGCGACGCGAGCGGTTTCCGACGACTGCTCTCGCGAAAGATCTTTCCGAAGTCAGCGGAAATTTAAGGCTCCGCAAATTTAAGTTTCCCGGATCAATAACACTCAGCGGTCCGTCGGACGCGGTTCGCGAATTGGTTACCGTCGCGACTGTGGATGGCGACTCTGGGACGTTGTGGACCCAAATAACTATACGAGGGCAGATCGAGGCCCAAGAGTAA